A stretch of Saccharothrix texasensis DNA encodes these proteins:
- a CDS encoding MbtH family protein yields MTNPFDRQDGEFLVLVNDEGQHSLWPGDIAVPAGWDVTHGPDTRAACLEHIETTWTDLRPASLAALRG; encoded by the coding sequence ATGACGAACCCCTTCGACCGCCAGGACGGCGAGTTCCTCGTGCTGGTCAACGACGAGGGCCAGCACTCGCTGTGGCCCGGCGACATCGCGGTCCCGGCCGGGTGGGACGTCACCCACGGCCCGGACACCCGCGCCGCCTGCCTGGAGCACATCGAGACCACCTGGACCGACCTGCGCCCGGCGAGCCTCGCCGCCCTGCGCGGCTGA
- a CDS encoding MFS transporter, which produces MTAPARTRRGPLSAAYLAFVSATGLSSLGDAAWVLALTTTLVGVSSATTAGLLIALAGVPRVVALLGGGVAADRYGPVRVMVWADLARCAVMVVAAGLVLAVEPTAALLAVVAAVLTVLGAFFVPASGALRPLLLPEEHLVRGNALYLIGLRTGQAAGGPVGAALLGLGGVAAVAAANAAGFLVSAAAVARSRPDGAVTRHDRVAVRTRVAEGLRHVAGDPALRTLVLVVGLVELAAAGPVNIGLVLLAHSIGAGVAGAGLLLTAFTVGATLAFLLTLVRPVGRRAGPVLVLGVCAQAVVLGALGVLGTLPALLGGYGVLGLVTALSGVVLTSLVQRRTPAPVRGRVMSIMALVVFGAPLLGNAVIGASIDLFGLPTTMALHALSAVVAVCVYASSPVLRGARLD; this is translated from the coding sequence GTGACCGCTCCCGCGCGGACCCGACGCGGCCCGCTCTCGGCTGCCTACCTGGCCTTCGTGTCCGCCACCGGGTTGTCCTCGCTCGGCGACGCGGCGTGGGTGCTGGCGCTCACCACGACCCTCGTCGGCGTCTCCAGCGCGACCACCGCCGGACTGCTGATCGCGCTGGCCGGCGTGCCGCGCGTGGTCGCGCTGCTCGGTGGCGGGGTGGCCGCCGACCGGTACGGGCCGGTGCGGGTGATGGTGTGGGCCGACCTGGCGCGCTGCGCGGTGATGGTGGTGGCCGCCGGTCTGGTGCTGGCGGTCGAGCCGACCGCCGCCCTGCTGGCCGTCGTGGCCGCGGTCCTGACCGTGCTCGGCGCGTTCTTCGTCCCGGCGTCGGGCGCGCTGCGGCCGTTGCTGCTCCCGGAAGAGCACCTGGTGCGCGGCAACGCGCTCTACCTCATCGGGCTGCGCACCGGGCAGGCCGCGGGTGGGCCGGTCGGCGCGGCGCTGCTGGGTCTGGGCGGGGTGGCGGCGGTGGCGGCGGCGAACGCCGCCGGCTTCCTGGTGTCCGCGGCGGCCGTGGCCCGCAGCCGACCGGACGGCGCCGTCACCCGGCACGACCGCGTAGCCGTGCGCACGCGGGTCGCCGAAGGGCTGCGGCACGTCGCCGGCGACCCGGCGCTGCGGACCCTCGTGCTGGTGGTCGGCTTGGTGGAGCTGGCCGCGGCGGGTCCGGTGAACATCGGGCTCGTGCTGCTGGCCCACTCGATCGGCGCGGGCGTGGCGGGCGCGGGCTTGCTGCTCACCGCGTTCACGGTCGGCGCGACGCTGGCCTTCCTGCTCACCCTGGTGCGCCCGGTGGGCCGCCGCGCCGGGCCGGTGCTGGTGCTGGGCGTGTGCGCGCAGGCCGTGGTGCTGGGCGCGTTGGGCGTGCTGGGCACCCTGCCGGCGCTGCTCGGCGGCTACGGCGTGCTCGGCCTGGTCACCGCGCTGTCCGGGGTCGTGCTGACCTCGCTGGTCCAGCGCCGCACGCCCGCGCCGGTGCGCGGCCGGGTCATGTCGATCATGGCGCTGGTCGTGTTCGGCGCGCCCCTGCTGGGCAACGCCGTCATCGGCGCCTCCATCGACCTGTTCGGCCTGCCCACGACGATGGCGCTGCACGCGCTGTCGGCCGTCGTGGCGGTGTGCGTGTACGCGTCCTCGCCCGTCCTGAGGGGAGCCCGCCTTGACTGA
- a CDS encoding amidase family protein, producing MTETTAAEWPSLTDLRARLTGRELTADGLLSACLDRISDVDPLVRAVLALDPTARAQAAESDSRIAAGRARPLEGVPVLVKDNIDTAGLASTAGSRLLAGTPPSADADVVIRLRRAGAVVVGKTNLSEWGNFRSTGGVEGWSAVGGQTRNPHALDHSPGGSSSGSAVAVATGMVPLALGTETDGSIVVPAALNGVVGVKPALGLLPGRGIVPVSRVQDTAGVLAPSVVDAATCLAALTGGPAVRPIPARGLRIGLWHGRRMNDAVLTGVARVAERLRAAGVVVVPVELPWDAPPLIAGMDALLAEFRIGLDGYLAARGGPVTSLAELVEGNRKDAVELSLFGQDVLERAAEVTEEQLAGASAKRAQARWWARDAIAAVLADHALAGIVAPTSEPAWRLSPEGDPLTRNTSTIPAMAGMPNVTVPTGLLDHLPFGMSVFGPRDTFEALTLAAAVEAVCGDRRAPRLSEA from the coding sequence TTGACTGAGACGACCGCGGCGGAGTGGCCGTCGCTGACCGACCTGCGCGCCCGCCTGACGGGCCGCGAGCTGACCGCGGACGGCCTGCTGTCGGCGTGCCTCGACCGGATCTCGGACGTCGACCCGCTCGTGCGGGCGGTCCTGGCGCTCGACCCGACGGCCCGCGCGCAGGCCGCGGAGAGCGACTCGCGGATCGCCGCCGGCCGGGCCCGCCCGTTGGAGGGCGTGCCGGTGCTGGTGAAGGACAACATCGACACGGCGGGCCTGGCGAGCACCGCCGGGTCGCGGCTGCTGGCCGGCACGCCGCCGAGCGCGGACGCCGACGTGGTGATCCGCCTGCGTCGCGCCGGCGCCGTGGTGGTGGGCAAGACGAACCTGTCGGAGTGGGGCAACTTCCGCTCCACCGGCGGGGTCGAGGGCTGGTCGGCGGTCGGCGGGCAGACCCGCAACCCGCACGCCCTCGACCACAGCCCCGGAGGGTCGTCGTCGGGCTCGGCGGTGGCGGTCGCGACGGGCATGGTCCCGCTCGCGCTCGGCACGGAGACCGACGGGTCGATCGTCGTGCCCGCCGCGCTCAACGGGGTCGTCGGCGTGAAACCGGCCCTCGGGCTGCTGCCGGGGCGCGGGATCGTGCCGGTGTCCCGGGTGCAGGACACCGCGGGGGTGCTCGCGCCGAGCGTCGTCGACGCGGCCACGTGCCTGGCGGCGTTGACCGGCGGTCCGGCGGTGCGCCCCATCCCGGCGCGCGGCCTGCGGATCGGCCTGTGGCACGGGCGGCGGATGAACGACGCGGTGCTGACCGGAGTGGCGCGCGTGGCGGAGAGGTTGCGCGCGGCGGGCGTCGTCGTGGTGCCGGTCGAACTGCCCTGGGACGCGCCGCCGCTCATCGCCGGGATGGACGCGCTGCTCGCGGAGTTCCGGATCGGCCTGGACGGCTACCTGGCCGCGCGCGGCGGGCCGGTGACCTCGCTGGCCGAGCTGGTGGAGGGCAACCGGAAGGACGCCGTCGAGCTGAGCCTGTTCGGCCAGGACGTGCTGGAGCGGGCCGCCGAGGTCACCGAGGAGCAGCTCGCCGGGGCGTCCGCGAAACGGGCGCAGGCGCGGTGGTGGGCGCGTGACGCCATCGCCGCGGTGCTGGCGGACCACGCGCTGGCCGGCATCGTCGCGCCGACGAGCGAACCGGCGTGGCGGCTCTCGCCCGAGGGCGACCCGCTGACCCGCAACACCTCCACGATCCCGGCGATGGCGGGCATGCCGAACGTGACGGTGCCGACGGGCTTGCTCGACCACCTGCCGTTCGGCATGTCGGTGTTCGGGCCGCGCGACACGTTCGAGGCGCTCACCCTCGCGGCCGCGGTGGAGGCGGTGTGCGGGGACCGACGGGCGCCCCGCTTGTCGGAGGCGTAG
- a CDS encoding asparagine synthetase A has translation MDTTSAADAATPRPATPLPGSPREHLSSPVTRAVLRLQHTVLDAAREHLGGAGFTELLPPIIGPVTDPGARGAKQVDVDYYGHRYKLMTSAILYKQASLTAFDRIFCIAPNVRLEPLETSSTSRHLAEFHQIDVEIAGASRDDAMAVAEGVVAHVVRRVVERSAGELEVLGRDPDAFADLLSGTPFERRTHTAAVADLHGLGHDQNPDAEIDWVGEAVLSAKSSRPFFLTDYPKGSRGFYDKENPARAGRLLNFDLLAPEGYGELCSGSEREHEYGTIIARMRETGENPAKYGWYLKMVREGIPGSAGFGIGLERLTRYIAGLESVWQASAYPKVPGVVSP, from the coding sequence ATGGACACCACGAGCGCCGCCGACGCGGCGACCCCGCGCCCGGCGACCCCGTTGCCCGGGAGCCCGCGCGAGCACCTGTCCTCACCCGTGACCCGCGCGGTCCTGCGGTTGCAGCACACCGTGCTGGACGCGGCCAGGGAGCACCTGGGCGGCGCGGGCTTCACCGAGCTGCTGCCGCCGATCATCGGCCCGGTCACCGACCCGGGCGCGCGCGGCGCGAAGCAGGTCGACGTCGACTACTACGGCCACCGGTACAAGCTGATGACCAGCGCGATCCTGTACAAGCAGGCGTCGCTGACGGCGTTCGACCGGATCTTCTGCATCGCGCCGAACGTGCGGCTGGAACCGTTGGAGACCAGCTCGACGAGCCGGCACCTGGCCGAGTTCCACCAGATCGACGTGGAGATCGCCGGCGCGTCCCGCGACGACGCGATGGCGGTGGCCGAGGGGGTGGTCGCGCACGTCGTGCGGCGCGTCGTGGAGCGGTCGGCCGGGGAGCTGGAGGTCCTCGGCCGCGACCCCGACGCGTTCGCCGACCTGCTGTCGGGCACGCCGTTCGAACGGCGCACGCACACCGCCGCCGTCGCCGACCTGCACGGCCTCGGGCACGACCAGAACCCCGACGCCGAGATCGACTGGGTGGGCGAGGCGGTGCTGTCGGCGAAGTCCAGCAGGCCGTTCTTCCTCACCGACTACCCGAAGGGCTCGCGCGGGTTCTACGACAAGGAGAACCCGGCGCGGGCGGGACGGCTGCTGAACTTCGACCTGCTCGCGCCGGAGGGGTACGGGGAGCTGTGCAGCGGCAGCGAGCGCGAGCACGAGTACGGCACGATCATCGCGCGGATGCGGGAGACCGGCGAGAACCCCGCCAAGTACGGCTGGTACCTGAAGATGGTGCGCGAGGGCATCCCCGGCAGCGCGGGCTTCGGCATCGGCCTGGAGCGGCTGACCCGGTACATCGCGGGCCTGGAGTCGGTGTGGCAGGCCAGCGCGTACCCGAAGGTCCCCGGGGTGGTGTCGCCGTGA
- a CDS encoding glutamate synthase-related protein, producing MSGLRAGTFPEAAVRERARVGAGAAFPALEDYGRALFGAPDAGSSGGPPGDELDAARLVPPVFVPERLEKLIDLAREPLHGDVDLGAEVGGFTSPLPVYLSAFGSTQVASADLGRAAGAQAGALGVPMVIGENVVPVNGYGRLAGGGGRSLLGRISAYAEAVPDGVGGVVVQQSTEDADAEVWNLVYSDPSARPLLDSGRLGFELKVGQGAKPGLGGLTVVSSADGDRLSEQFAVEPVFGAESGRVLRCASPGTFTEEILRQQIRLMRNNFPRARVWVKLPPGRDVAVAAAVAWEAGADAVTVDGAEGGSGWAPTSFLAGVGLPLAECLRRIAGPTGCLLASGRVWEGLRAAKCLAAGARAVGLGRAALIAVDEDPEAGLTRLVECLALELRLLISALGKYRAGALTPDDLWSPTGWTVPARTPAGTVTR from the coding sequence GTGAGCGGGTTGCGGGCGGGGACGTTCCCCGAGGCGGCCGTGCGGGAACGGGCCCGGGTCGGCGCGGGCGCGGCGTTCCCGGCGTTGGAGGACTACGGGCGGGCGCTGTTCGGCGCGCCCGACGCGGGCTCGTCGGGCGGGCCTCCGGGTGACGAGCTGGACGCGGCGCGGCTCGTGCCGCCGGTGTTCGTGCCCGAGCGGTTGGAGAAGCTGATCGACCTGGCCCGGGAGCCGCTGCACGGCGACGTGGACCTGGGCGCGGAGGTCGGCGGCTTCACCTCGCCGCTGCCGGTGTACCTGTCGGCGTTCGGGTCGACCCAGGTGGCGAGCGCGGACCTGGGGCGGGCGGCCGGTGCGCAGGCCGGCGCGCTGGGCGTGCCGATGGTGATCGGCGAGAACGTCGTGCCCGTCAACGGGTACGGGCGGCTCGCCGGTGGCGGCGGGCGCTCCCTGCTGGGGCGGATCTCGGCGTACGCGGAGGCCGTGCCGGACGGGGTGGGCGGCGTGGTCGTGCAGCAGAGCACGGAGGACGCGGACGCCGAGGTGTGGAACCTGGTCTACAGCGACCCGTCGGCGCGGCCGCTGCTGGACTCCGGCCGGCTCGGGTTCGAGCTGAAGGTGGGACAGGGCGCGAAACCCGGGCTGGGCGGGCTGACCGTGGTGAGCTCGGCGGACGGCGACCGGTTGTCGGAGCAGTTCGCGGTGGAGCCCGTGTTCGGCGCGGAGTCGGGTCGGGTGCTGCGGTGCGCGAGCCCCGGCACGTTCACCGAGGAGATCCTGCGCCAGCAGATCCGGTTGATGCGCAACAACTTCCCGCGTGCCCGGGTGTGGGTGAAGCTGCCACCCGGACGTGACGTGGCGGTCGCGGCGGCGGTGGCGTGGGAGGCGGGCGCGGACGCGGTGACGGTGGACGGCGCGGAGGGCGGCAGCGGGTGGGCGCCCACGTCGTTCCTGGCGGGCGTCGGGCTGCCGTTGGCCGAGTGCTTGCGGCGCATCGCCGGGCCGACGGGATGCCTGCTGGCGTCGGGGCGGGTGTGGGAGGGGTTGCGGGCGGCGAAGTGCCTGGCCGCCGGCGCGCGGGCGGTGGGGCTGGGCCGGGCGGCGTTGATCGCGGTGGACGAGGACCCGGAGGCCGGGCTCACCCGCCTGGTGGAATGCCTGGCGCTGGAGCTGCGGCTGCTGATCAGCGCACTGGGCAAGTACCGGGCCGGCGCGCTGACGCCGGACGACCTGTGGTCGCCGACGGGCTGGACCGTCCCGGCCCGCACCCCAGCCGGGACGGTGACCCGGTGA